The following are encoded in a window of Geobacter metallireducens GS-15 genomic DNA:
- a CDS encoding ABC transporter permease: MGIPYSYSFRNLWTRRLTTVLTASGMALVVFVFAATLMLAEGLRKTLVDTGSYDNVVVIRKSAQTEVQSGIDRSQAAVVETQPEIAVEGGERLVAKEIVVLISLPKRGSGKPSNVIIRGVSATSLLMRPQVKVIEGRMPRPGSAEIMAGASIAKRFKGGGIGETLRFGMRDWTVVGIFEAGNTGFSSEIWGDVDQLMQAFRRPVYSSIIFKLRDPSEFVRVKERIEGDPRLTLEAKREITFYADQSQAMAKFLRILGITLTIIFSLGAVIGAMITMYAAVANRVTEIGTLRALGFQRGSILAAFILESLFLGLLGGVVGLFFASFMQLVTISTMNWQTFSELAFTFSLTPGIIGKSLIFSLVMGFVGGLLPAFRAARMNIVDALRAT; this comes from the coding sequence ATGGGCATCCCTTACTCCTACAGCTTCCGCAACCTCTGGACCCGGCGTCTGACCACGGTCCTTACCGCCTCAGGCATGGCGCTGGTCGTCTTTGTCTTTGCGGCAACCCTCATGCTGGCCGAGGGGCTTCGGAAGACCCTGGTGGATACCGGTTCCTACGACAACGTGGTGGTGATCCGCAAGTCGGCCCAGACCGAGGTGCAGAGCGGCATCGACCGTTCCCAGGCCGCGGTGGTGGAAACTCAGCCCGAGATCGCGGTGGAGGGGGGAGAGCGTCTTGTCGCGAAGGAAATCGTGGTCCTCATCAGCCTTCCTAAGCGGGGGAGTGGTAAGCCCTCCAACGTCATTATCCGGGGGGTAAGTGCCACATCGCTCCTCATGCGCCCCCAGGTGAAAGTCATTGAGGGACGGATGCCGCGCCCCGGCTCGGCCGAGATCATGGCAGGAGCCAGCATTGCCAAGCGCTTCAAGGGGGGAGGTATCGGCGAGACCCTGCGCTTCGGCATGCGGGACTGGACCGTGGTGGGAATCTTCGAGGCCGGCAATACCGGCTTCTCATCGGAGATATGGGGCGACGTGGACCAGCTCATGCAGGCCTTCCGCCGGCCCGTCTACTCCTCCATCATCTTCAAGTTGCGGGACCCGTCGGAGTTCGTCAGGGTGAAGGAGCGGATCGAGGGCGACCCGCGCCTGACCCTGGAAGCGAAGCGGGAGATCACCTTCTACGCCGATCAGTCCCAGGCCATGGCCAAGTTTCTCCGGATTCTCGGGATAACCCTCACCATCATCTTCTCCCTCGGGGCGGTCATCGGCGCCATGATCACCATGTACGCCGCCGTGGCCAACCGGGTCACCGAGATAGGCACCCTGCGGGCCCTGGGCTTCCAGCGGGGGAGCATTCTGGCCGCCTTCATCCTGGAGTCGCTCTTCCTGGGGCTCCTGGGCGGGGTGGTGGGGCTTTTCTTCGCTTCGTTCATGCAACTGGTCACCATCTCCACCATGAACTGGCAGACCTTTTCGGAGCTGGCTTTCACCTTCTCCCTCACCCCCGGCATCATCGGCAAGTCGCTTATCTTTTCCCTCGTCATGGGGTTTGTGGGGGGATTGCTGCCGGCCTTCCGGGCGGCGCGGATGAATATCGTGGATGCGCTGCGGGCGACGTAG
- a CDS encoding tetratricopeptide repeat protein, which produces MADTFDELLAKGISLAEAGDYTGAAAQFRECVEREPDNAEGYFYLGEALSEEGKLQDALKEYEKGLKLAPDDLDALTAVGDIKFELGQYKEALAAYQRVVALDPDNSDAHVNIGLVYNSLERTQKAIKAFEKALEIDPANVFAYNGLGDAWYGLDEHEKAIAAFQKGIELDPDDAAAHFNLGELYYDLGEHDEAEHECLEAVRLDPAFSMSYLTLGSLYMDNERVKDAIRYLELYLRHEKSPQAKETVAEVQAVLEGLRAEVDSTNG; this is translated from the coding sequence ATGGCGGATACGTTCGACGAACTTCTGGCAAAGGGGATCAGTCTCGCTGAGGCGGGCGACTACACGGGTGCCGCCGCGCAGTTCAGGGAGTGCGTGGAGCGCGAACCCGATAATGCCGAAGGGTACTTTTACCTTGGAGAAGCATTGAGCGAGGAGGGGAAGCTCCAGGACGCCCTCAAGGAATACGAGAAGGGGCTGAAGCTTGCTCCCGATGACCTCGACGCCCTCACCGCTGTGGGAGACATCAAGTTCGAGCTGGGGCAGTACAAGGAGGCCCTGGCGGCCTACCAGCGGGTGGTGGCGCTCGACCCTGACAACTCCGATGCCCATGTGAACATCGGCCTTGTTTACAATAGCCTGGAGCGGACCCAGAAGGCGATCAAGGCCTTCGAGAAGGCCCTTGAGATAGACCCGGCCAACGTCTTTGCCTACAACGGCCTTGGCGATGCCTGGTATGGCCTCGACGAGCACGAGAAAGCCATCGCCGCCTTCCAGAAGGGGATCGAACTGGACCCGGACGACGCCGCGGCCCACTTCAACCTGGGTGAGCTTTACTATGACCTTGGCGAGCACGATGAGGCCGAGCATGAGTGCCTGGAGGCCGTGCGGCTCGACCCCGCCTTCAGCATGTCGTATCTCACCCTTGGCAGCCTCTATATGGATAACGAGCGGGTCAAGGACGCCATCAGGTACCTGGAACTCTATCTCAGGCACGAGAAGTCTCCCCAGGCCAAGGAAACCGTTGCCGAGGTGCAGGCAGTGCTCGAAGGACTCAGGGCGGAAGTGGACTCGACTAATGGCTGA
- a CDS encoding ABC transporter ATP-binding protein, with translation MAETTPPIVAVRNLSKSYRRGQQIVPVLQDISFDIAPGEFLALMGPSGSGKSTLLNLIAGIDKADSGTITIGGVEISTLPEAELAAWRAGNVGFIFQFYNLIPVLTAFENVELPLLLTGLTRRERREHVETVLSLVGLADRIDHYPSQLSGGQQQRVAIARAMVTDPEILVADEPTGDLDRVSAGEILALMERLVSGFGKTIIMVTHDPRAAEQAHRLLHLEKGELTDGAG, from the coding sequence ATGGCAGAAACCACCCCTCCCATCGTTGCCGTGCGCAACCTCTCCAAGTCGTACCGGCGGGGCCAGCAGATCGTGCCGGTGCTTCAGGATATCTCCTTCGACATCGCGCCGGGGGAGTTCCTGGCCCTCATGGGACCGTCGGGGTCAGGGAAGAGCACGCTCCTGAACCTCATCGCCGGCATCGACAAGGCCGACAGCGGTACCATCACCATTGGCGGGGTGGAGATCAGCACCCTCCCCGAGGCGGAGCTGGCCGCGTGGCGGGCCGGCAACGTGGGGTTCATCTTCCAGTTCTACAACCTGATCCCGGTGCTGACCGCCTTCGAGAACGTGGAGTTGCCGCTCCTCCTCACGGGGCTCACCCGCCGGGAGCGGCGGGAGCATGTGGAGACGGTCCTCTCTTTGGTGGGGCTCGCCGACCGGATTGACCACTATCCCTCCCAGCTCTCGGGGGGACAGCAGCAGCGGGTCGCCATTGCCCGGGCCATGGTCACCGACCCGGAGATCCTCGTGGCCGACGAGCCCACCGGCGACCTGGACCGGGTCTCGGCCGGGGAGATCCTCGCGCTCATGGAGCGCCTCGTCAGCGGTTTCGGCAAAACCATCATCATGGTCACCCACGACCCCCGGGCTGCCGAGCAGGCCCACCGGCTCCTCCACCTGGAGAAGGGGGAGCTGACCGACGGGGCGGGGTAG
- a CDS encoding thioredoxin domain-containing protein → MKEHTSNGGEARLKRIVSADRDALPPDGGPGFNRLVFASSPYLLQHADNPVAWYEWGDEAFARARAEDKPVFLSIGYATCHWCHVMAHESFGDHEVAAVLNRDFVAIKVDREERPDIDDTYMRVAQLMNGSGGWPLTVCMTPDREPFFVATYIPKHSRGGMPGLVEILGRIAEVWKTRRELVHQNCTAILDSLRNLSVAKPGEIPGAEPLRAARSQLAGMFDPVNAGFGQAPKFPMPLNLSFLLRYGRRFGDPGATVMVVATLEALRRGGIFDQLGFGLHRYSVDSRWLVPHFEKMLYDQALVAMAAVEAFQATGQESLREMAEQLCDFVLRELAAPEGGFYSALDADTEGEEGRYYLWTPAQVRSVLGETEGELFCRLFDVTGKGNFEGANILNLPVLLHEFAQREGMSPENLEEKVEGWRLLLLAERAKRERPFRDEKIVTAWNGLMIAALARLFLAGGGERFLVAAEAALVRILRDLRRADGRLLRSIHRGEGEVPAFLEDYAALLHGLLALHDATLDPRYREEACSLARDMLRLFSGEDRGLYDTGNDAETVLMRSRVDYDGVMPSGNGLAATGLVRLGRMADEERFVEAGEEIIRAFMAGAGRQPVAHLQTLMALDLLRGPQVEVAISGGSRGKVQGMLAEIGKRFIPGFVLRGEPDQGRRATAQVCAAGACHIPVESPAALGGILDRVLDEGYPPPQQKP, encoded by the coding sequence ATGAAGGAGCACACATCCAACGGAGGGGAGGCACGGCTCAAACGGATAGTTTCGGCGGATCGCGACGCCCTTCCCCCTGACGGCGGGCCCGGGTTCAACAGGCTCGTGTTCGCCTCGAGCCCCTATCTTCTCCAGCATGCCGACAATCCCGTGGCGTGGTACGAGTGGGGGGACGAGGCCTTTGCCCGCGCCCGGGCAGAGGACAAACCGGTCTTTCTCTCCATCGGCTACGCCACCTGCCACTGGTGCCATGTGATGGCCCACGAGTCCTTCGGGGACCATGAGGTGGCAGCGGTGCTGAACCGGGACTTCGTGGCCATCAAGGTGGACCGGGAGGAACGGCCCGACATCGACGACACCTACATGCGGGTGGCCCAGCTCATGAACGGCAGCGGCGGCTGGCCCCTCACCGTCTGCATGACCCCCGACCGGGAACCCTTTTTTGTCGCCACGTACATCCCCAAACATTCACGGGGAGGGATGCCGGGGCTCGTGGAAATCCTCGGTCGCATCGCCGAGGTCTGGAAAACGCGCCGGGAACTGGTGCACCAGAACTGCACCGCCATCCTCGACAGCCTCCGGAACCTGTCCGTTGCGAAGCCCGGAGAGATACCCGGCGCTGAGCCGCTCCGGGCTGCCCGGAGCCAGTTGGCCGGCATGTTCGACCCGGTCAATGCCGGTTTCGGCCAGGCGCCTAAATTCCCCATGCCCCTCAACCTCTCGTTTCTCCTCCGCTATGGTCGGCGATTCGGCGATCCCGGGGCCACCGTCATGGTCGTGGCAACCCTGGAGGCGTTGCGCCGGGGCGGGATCTTTGATCAGCTCGGCTTCGGCCTTCACCGCTACAGTGTCGACAGCCGCTGGCTCGTCCCCCACTTCGAGAAGATGCTCTACGACCAGGCCCTGGTAGCCATGGCGGCAGTGGAGGCGTTTCAGGCCACGGGGCAGGAATCCTTGCGGGAGATGGCGGAGCAACTCTGCGATTTTGTTCTTCGCGAGTTGGCTGCGCCGGAAGGGGGTTTCTATTCGGCCCTCGATGCGGACACCGAGGGAGAGGAGGGGCGGTACTACCTCTGGACCCCCGCCCAGGTACGGTCTGTCCTTGGCGAAACGGAGGGGGAGCTCTTCTGCCGCCTGTTCGACGTGACCGGGAAGGGGAATTTCGAGGGGGCGAACATTCTCAATCTGCCGGTCCTGCTCCATGAGTTCGCGCAGCGGGAGGGAATGTCTCCCGAAAATCTCGAGGAGAAGGTTGAAGGGTGGCGGTTACTGCTGCTGGCGGAGCGGGCGAAAAGGGAGCGCCCCTTCAGGGACGAAAAGATCGTGACCGCCTGGAACGGGCTCATGATCGCGGCCCTGGCGCGGCTCTTCCTTGCCGGGGGCGGGGAGCGGTTCCTCGTGGCGGCGGAGGCCGCGCTTGTTCGTATCCTTCGGGATCTGCGCCGGGCCGACGGACGGCTCCTCAGGAGCATCCACCGGGGGGAAGGGGAGGTGCCGGCCTTCCTTGAAGACTACGCTGCCCTTCTTCACGGGCTCCTGGCCCTCCATGACGCGACCCTGGATCCACGGTACCGGGAAGAGGCCTGCTCCCTGGCCCGTGACATGCTCCGGCTCTTTTCCGGCGAAGACAGGGGGCTCTACGACACGGGAAACGATGCCGAGACGGTCCTCATGCGGAGCCGGGTGGACTATGACGGCGTCATGCCGTCGGGGAACGGCCTGGCGGCAACCGGGCTCGTCCGGCTCGGCAGAATGGCCGACGAGGAGCGCTTCGTCGAGGCGGGAGAGGAAATCATCCGTGCCTTCATGGCCGGAGCCGGGCGTCAGCCTGTCGCCCATCTCCAGACCCTCATGGCCCTTGACCTCCTCCGGGGGCCGCAGGTGGAGGTTGCCATAAGCGGCGGATCTCGTGGCAAGGTTCAGGGTATGCTCGCTGAGATCGGAAAAAGATTCATTCCGGGCTTTGTCCTGAGAGGGGAGCCGGACCAGGGTCGGCGGGCGACAGCCCAGGTCTGCGCTGCCGGCGCCTGCCACATCCCCGTCGAATCCCCTGCCGCACTGGGGGGGATTCTCGATCGGGTCCTGGACGAGGGCTATCCTCCACCTCAGCAAAAACCGTGA
- a CDS encoding type 1 glutamine amidotransferase domain-containing protein, which yields MKALIISVDQFEDSELLAPYYRLLEEGIPVDIASIHRGTITGKHGYEVQADKSLAEVNPEGYALLVLPGGKAPAAVRKEPAALEICRSFFAHNKPVAAICHGPQILISAGLLSGRRATCYQSVADEMRGAGALYEDSEVVVDGNLITSRQPSDIPAFMRELMKKLKG from the coding sequence ATGAAAGCACTCATCATCAGCGTCGACCAGTTTGAGGACTCCGAACTTCTCGCCCCCTACTACCGCCTGCTGGAGGAGGGGATCCCGGTGGACATTGCATCAATCCACCGCGGAACCATCACGGGGAAGCACGGCTACGAGGTGCAGGCGGACAAGTCTCTCGCGGAGGTGAATCCCGAGGGGTATGCCCTCCTTGTCCTTCCGGGCGGGAAGGCGCCGGCTGCCGTCCGAAAGGAACCCGCCGCCCTGGAGATCTGCCGCAGCTTCTTTGCCCATAACAAGCCCGTTGCCGCCATCTGCCATGGCCCCCAGATCCTTATCAGTGCCGGTCTCCTGTCGGGACGGCGGGCCACCTGCTACCAGTCCGTGGCCGACGAAATGCGGGGGGCCGGTGCCCTCTACGAGGACAGCGAGGTGGTGGTGGATGGCAACCTGATCACCTCACGGCAGCCGTCGGACATCCCCGCCTTCATGCGCGAGCTCATGAAGAAGCTCAAGGGATAG
- a CDS encoding ABC transporter permease: MFILKLLIRNAFRHKLRTTLTIVGVAIAIVAFGLLRTLVDLWYAGVEASSASRLITRNAISLVFPLPISYKDRIRQVPGVKDVSWGNWFGGIYKDEKNFFPNFAVEPKSYLAMYPEYVIDPSQVKAFALDRKGCIVGRKTAERFGWKVGDQVTLRGTIFPGQWDFVIRGIYRGAQKNTDETQLFFHWDYLNETVKKTIARRADQVGFYMISLTKPEQAAEVSLAIDAIFKNSLAETLTETEKAFQMGFVSMTEAILVAIQIVSYVVIVIIMVVAANTMAMTARERIAEYATLKTLGFGAIHIAGVVFGESIVIAMIGGIAGVACTFPAAHWIETELSQFFPVFSIAPQTIVMDLAAALVVGVVAGIFPTWRGATIGIADGLRRIG, from the coding sequence GTGTTCATCCTCAAGCTCCTTATACGCAACGCCTTCCGCCACAAGCTCCGGACCACTCTCACCATCGTGGGGGTGGCCATTGCCATCGTGGCCTTCGGCCTGCTGCGGACCCTGGTGGATCTCTGGTACGCCGGAGTGGAGGCGTCGTCGGCCTCCCGCCTCATCACCCGCAATGCCATCTCTCTCGTCTTTCCCCTCCCCATATCCTACAAGGATCGGATCCGCCAGGTGCCGGGGGTGAAGGACGTCTCCTGGGGGAACTGGTTCGGCGGTATCTACAAGGACGAGAAGAACTTTTTCCCCAACTTCGCCGTCGAACCCAAGAGCTACCTGGCCATGTACCCCGAGTACGTCATCGACCCCTCTCAGGTAAAGGCCTTTGCCCTTGACCGCAAGGGGTGCATCGTGGGGCGGAAGACCGCCGAGCGCTTCGGCTGGAAGGTGGGGGATCAGGTGACGCTGCGTGGGACCATCTTTCCCGGCCAGTGGGACTTCGTGATCCGGGGGATCTACCGGGGTGCCCAGAAGAACACCGACGAGACCCAGCTCTTCTTCCACTGGGACTACCTGAACGAAACCGTCAAGAAGACCATTGCCCGTCGGGCCGACCAGGTGGGGTTTTACATGATCTCCCTCACCAAGCCGGAACAGGCGGCGGAGGTCTCCCTGGCGATCGATGCCATCTTCAAGAACTCCCTGGCCGAGACCCTGACCGAGACCGAGAAGGCGTTCCAGATGGGTTTTGTCTCCATGACCGAGGCGATCCTAGTTGCCATCCAGATCGTCTCCTACGTGGTGATCGTCATCATCATGGTAGTGGCGGCCAACACCATGGCCATGACCGCCCGGGAGCGGATCGCCGAGTACGCCACCCTGAAAACCCTCGGCTTCGGGGCGATCCACATCGCGGGGGTGGTCTTTGGCGAATCCATTGTCATCGCCATGATCGGCGGGATTGCCGGGGTTGCCTGCACCTTTCCGGCGGCCCACTGGATCGAGACGGAACTCTCCCAGTTCTTCCCGGTCTTCTCCATTGCCCCGCAAACCATCGTGATGGACCTGGCCGCCGCCCTCGTGGTGGGGGTCGTGGCGGGAATCTTCCCCACCTGGCGAGGGGCGACCATTGGAATAGCGGATGGCCTGCGGAGGATAGGGTAG
- a CDS encoding YtxH domain-containing protein, with product MSEDKNNTLMVGSLMLIAGGILGAGAALLFAPQSGKKTRRDIKKIARRARSEAEEMVEDFTDKVTDVVDNLNDKTQDILARGKEISQDVKKDLIKAFEEGKDRLEKEKSRLARMLG from the coding sequence ATGTCCGAAGACAAGAACAACACGCTGATGGTTGGCTCGCTGATGCTCATTGCCGGTGGAATTCTCGGGGCCGGGGCCGCGCTGCTCTTTGCTCCCCAGTCAGGAAAGAAGACCCGCCGCGATATCAAGAAGATCGCGCGCCGGGCGCGGAGCGAAGCCGAGGAGATGGTGGAGGACTTCACCGACAAGGTCACCGACGTGGTGGATAACCTGAACGACAAGACCCAGGATATCCTGGCCCGGGGCAAAGAGATTTCCCAAGACGTGAAAAAGGACCTGATCAAGGCCTTCGAGGAAGGGAAGGATCGACTGGAGAAGGAAAAGTCGCGGCTTGCCAGGATGCTGGGGTAG
- the ptsP gene encoding phosphoenolpyruvate--protein phosphotransferase — protein sequence MAEEQLETTGLRTLEDISTLILKSHDLPDTLDNIVHLVAKRIGTDVCSIYLLEDDGKTLRLAASKGLSKSSVGKITMQTSEGLAGLVIETKGLVTADNAPLHPRYKYFPETREERFNSFLGIPLMLRESPMGVIVIQTRESRTFQQEEVSTLTTIAYQISSIVINAKLLDSIRLKEAERERLERELEKFKAIGAPAGAEPSGDKRKREKRSLLLMGTPVSAGFSRGRAVIIDRRDEHDGMGVATVRSRPEERSRFQTALEKAKIETICMEKRVAELLSKEDAAIFHTHLMILEDRGFIAKVHDLIEEDYGAVRAVNEVVAHYVSAFSRMEDPYLKERSADMEDIRRRIIAFLDGSGHARLRLREKRILVAHEILPSDMATLDHEKLLGIVTEKGDLNSHAAIMAKSLGIPAVVGVEGILQKLGLRDEVIVDGNSGRIYINPSEKIKGEYERLEIDFGVRRRELEGLRDLPAVTRDGVDVALKANIGLLSDIRVALANGAEGVGLYRTEFPYMTRSAFPTRSELVGLYRKVLEGFAPHPVTIRTLDIGGDKTLPYFPMAAEDNPFMGWRSIRVSLEREDIFRVQLAGILLASLHGKARIMFPMVSSIAEIWQIKKILGEVREELAHEGQTFDPDISFGIMVELPAAVQTAHILVNEVDFFSIGTNDLIQYTMAADRNNPKVRRYYDSCQPAVLHSIKRVVDVALATGKPVSVCGEMAADPVMAILLVGMGIRELSLSAPSIPVVKQAIRSVDLRTAREMADRVLSLVSSGAVRTYLAETQNALGL from the coding sequence ATGGCCGAAGAACAACTGGAGACGACCGGTCTGCGGACACTGGAGGATATCAGCACCCTCATCCTCAAATCCCACGACCTCCCCGACACCCTCGACAACATCGTCCATCTGGTTGCAAAACGGATCGGCACCGATGTCTGCTCCATCTACCTGCTGGAAGATGACGGCAAGACCCTCCGTCTCGCGGCCAGCAAGGGGCTTTCGAAAAGCTCCGTCGGCAAGATCACCATGCAGACCTCCGAAGGTCTCGCCGGTCTGGTAATCGAGACCAAAGGCTTGGTCACCGCCGACAACGCGCCGCTCCACCCCCGCTACAAGTATTTCCCCGAAACCCGCGAAGAACGGTTCAACTCCTTCCTCGGCATCCCCCTCATGCTGCGGGAGTCCCCCATGGGGGTCATCGTCATCCAGACCAGGGAATCGCGCACCTTCCAGCAGGAGGAGGTGAGCACCCTCACCACCATCGCCTACCAGATCTCCAGCATCGTCATCAACGCCAAGCTTCTGGATTCCATCCGCCTGAAGGAGGCGGAACGGGAGCGGCTCGAACGGGAACTGGAAAAATTCAAGGCCATCGGGGCGCCGGCGGGAGCGGAACCATCCGGTGACAAGCGCAAGCGGGAAAAACGTTCGCTCCTGCTGATGGGGACGCCGGTTTCAGCGGGTTTCTCCCGGGGCAGGGCCGTCATCATCGACCGCCGGGACGAACATGACGGGATGGGAGTGGCGACGGTGCGGTCGCGCCCCGAGGAGCGAAGCCGATTCCAGACCGCCCTCGAAAAGGCGAAGATAGAAACCATCTGCATGGAAAAAAGGGTAGCCGAACTCCTTTCCAAGGAGGATGCCGCCATCTTCCACACCCACCTGATGATCCTGGAAGATCGTGGGTTCATCGCCAAGGTCCACGACCTGATTGAGGAGGATTACGGTGCGGTACGGGCCGTGAATGAGGTGGTGGCCCATTACGTGAGCGCTTTCTCCCGGATGGAGGACCCTTATCTCAAGGAGCGCTCTGCCGACATGGAGGATATCCGGCGCAGGATCATCGCCTTCCTGGACGGTTCGGGCCATGCGCGGCTCAGGCTGCGGGAGAAGCGGATCCTCGTGGCCCACGAGATACTTCCCTCGGACATGGCCACCCTCGACCACGAGAAGCTCCTGGGGATCGTCACCGAAAAGGGGGATCTCAACTCCCACGCCGCCATCATGGCCAAGTCCCTCGGCATACCGGCCGTGGTGGGGGTGGAGGGAATACTCCAGAAACTGGGGCTGCGGGATGAAGTGATCGTCGACGGCAACTCGGGACGCATCTACATCAACCCGAGCGAAAAGATAAAGGGTGAGTACGAGCGGCTGGAAATCGACTTCGGGGTCAGGAGGCGGGAGCTTGAGGGGTTGCGGGACCTGCCGGCGGTGACCCGGGACGGCGTGGACGTGGCGCTCAAGGCCAATATCGGCCTCTTGAGCGACATCCGGGTGGCCCTCGCCAATGGTGCCGAGGGGGTGGGGCTCTACCGGACCGAGTTTCCGTACATGACCCGCTCCGCCTTTCCGACCCGCAGCGAGCTCGTCGGACTCTACCGCAAGGTGCTGGAAGGCTTCGCTCCCCATCCGGTCACCATCCGCACCCTCGACATCGGGGGGGACAAGACGCTTCCCTACTTCCCCATGGCAGCGGAGGACAACCCCTTCATGGGATGGCGCTCCATCCGGGTGTCTTTGGAGCGGGAGGACATCTTCCGGGTCCAGTTGGCGGGGATCCTCCTGGCCTCGCTCCACGGCAAGGCCAGGATAATGTTCCCCATGGTGTCGAGCATCGCCGAGATCTGGCAGATCAAAAAGATCCTCGGGGAGGTGCGCGAGGAACTGGCCCACGAAGGGCAGACCTTCGACCCCGATATCAGCTTCGGGATCATGGTGGAACTGCCAGCTGCCGTGCAGACCGCCCACATCCTCGTGAACGAGGTCGACTTCTTCAGCATCGGCACCAACGATCTGATCCAGTACACCATGGCGGCCGACCGGAACAACCCGAAGGTGCGCCGATACTATGACTCCTGCCAGCCGGCGGTCCTCCACTCCATCAAACGGGTGGTGGACGTGGCCCTGGCGACCGGAAAGCCGGTGTCGGTATGCGGCGAGATGGCCGCCGACCCGGTCATGGCCATCCTCCTGGTGGGAATGGGCATCCGCGAACTGAGCCTGTCGGCCCCCTCCATCCCGGTGGTCAAGCAGGCCATCCGCTCCGTGGATCTCCGCACGGCGCGGGAGATGGCGGACCGAGTGCTTTCCCTCGTCAGTTCCGGCGCCGTGCGTACCTACCTGGCAGAGACCCAGAACGCCCTGGGGCTCTGA
- a CDS encoding efflux RND transporter periplasmic adaptor subunit, with protein sequence MANEDLGKLKIDKGALARSGGRRRPRFWIVAAVAVVVLLILFVSGVLSPAVTVETGTVTQVYPSQAYTLLNASGYVVAQRKAAVAAKVTGRLDWLGVEEGSRVKQGEILARLENLDAAAARDQAAATVKTSRASLDQAKAELTDATLAFEREKQLLKEGIVAKAEYDSAEARYRRAKAAVTGASASIVASEAALRGAQVNLEYSFIRAPFDAVVLTKNADIGDIVTPIGAAANAKAAVVTIADLGSLQVEADVSESNLETVKVGQPCEIQLDALPEVRFKGRVHMVVPTADRSKATVLVKVRFEKLDPRILPEMSAKVAFLEHLVAPGEEKPKTAVNPAAVVERGGRKVLFLVKGGRVAETPVTVGAKIGEMLEITAGAKPGDKIALKPLDKLKDGTKIKTAEK encoded by the coding sequence ATGGCCAACGAAGACCTGGGAAAGCTGAAGATCGACAAGGGCGCCCTTGCCCGTTCGGGAGGCCGGCGCCGGCCGCGCTTCTGGATTGTGGCAGCTGTGGCGGTGGTTGTGCTCCTGATCCTCTTCGTGAGCGGCGTCCTTTCGCCGGCGGTAACCGTGGAAACGGGCACCGTGACCCAGGTCTACCCTTCCCAGGCCTACACACTCCTGAACGCCAGCGGTTATGTGGTGGCCCAGCGCAAGGCCGCCGTGGCCGCCAAGGTGACCGGTCGGCTTGACTGGCTGGGAGTGGAGGAGGGGAGCCGCGTGAAACAGGGCGAAATCCTCGCCCGCCTGGAAAACCTCGATGCCGCGGCAGCCAGGGATCAGGCCGCCGCCACCGTGAAAACTTCCCGGGCGAGCCTCGACCAGGCCAAGGCCGAGCTCACCGATGCTACCCTGGCCTTTGAGCGGGAGAAACAACTCCTGAAGGAGGGGATTGTCGCCAAGGCCGAGTACGATTCCGCCGAGGCCCGCTACCGCCGGGCAAAGGCGGCAGTGACCGGGGCCAGTGCCTCCATCGTCGCTTCCGAGGCGGCCCTCAGGGGTGCCCAGGTGAATCTGGAATACTCCTTCATCCGTGCCCCCTTCGACGCCGTGGTCCTTACCAAGAACGCCGATATCGGCGATATCGTCACCCCCATCGGCGCCGCGGCCAACGCCAAGGCCGCGGTGGTCACCATTGCCGACCTCGGCTCCCTCCAGGTGGAGGCCGATGTCTCCGAATCGAACCTGGAGACGGTAAAGGTCGGGCAACCGTGCGAGATACAGCTGGATGCCCTTCCCGAAGTGCGCTTTAAGGGGAGGGTCCACATGGTGGTCCCCACCGCCGACCGCTCCAAGGCGACAGTGCTCGTGAAGGTCCGCTTCGAGAAGCTCGACCCGCGGATACTGCCGGAGATGAGCGCCAAGGTGGCTTTTCTGGAGCATCTCGTGGCGCCGGGCGAGGAAAAGCCCAAGACGGCGGTGAACCCCGCTGCGGTAGTGGAGCGGGGAGGGCGGAAGGTGCTCTTTCTCGTGAAGGGTGGCCGGGTGGCGGAAACGCCAGTCACCGTGGGCGCGAAGATCGGCGAGATGCTGGAGATAACCGCCGGCGCCAAGCCGGGCGACAAGATCGCCCTCAAGCCCCTGGATAAGCTCAAGGACGGGACGAAGATCAAGACGGCGGAGAAGTAG